In one Halomarina ordinaria genomic region, the following are encoded:
- a CDS encoding VOC family protein produces MPEINGIHHVTAFCDDPQENHDFFVDVLGLRFVKRTVRFDVPEKIYHLYYGDEAGTPGTIVTYFPMTNMPMEEGMVGKGMMSSVGLTIPEGSVDYWTDRFEAHDVEYTVEERFDETAIGFTDPDGLPFELVTGESDIEPWTGDSDVPEEYGIRGMFNTTLHSSDPAGTMDVLEVMGWDRVGEATHPQAGDRIRYEAPGDAPCANTVDVLIRPNAPNGVMGIGTYLHVAFGVKNRWEQDEISDTLRENGYITTSTKDRDYFHSRYITEPGGAIFEYATMGPGFEIDQDPADYGEELKVPAWLDVDIERIEAMLPTLETGNR; encoded by the coding sequence ATGCCAGAGATAAATGGGATACACCACGTGACGGCGTTCTGTGACGACCCACAGGAGAACCACGACTTCTTCGTCGACGTCCTCGGCCTCCGCTTCGTCAAGCGAACGGTCCGGTTCGACGTCCCCGAGAAGATCTACCACCTCTACTACGGCGACGAGGCGGGGACCCCCGGTACCATCGTCACCTACTTCCCGATGACCAACATGCCGATGGAGGAGGGGATGGTCGGCAAGGGGATGATGAGTTCGGTCGGGCTGACCATCCCGGAGGGCTCCGTCGACTACTGGACCGACCGCTTCGAAGCGCACGACGTCGAGTACACCGTCGAGGAGCGCTTCGACGAGACCGCCATCGGGTTCACCGACCCGGACGGTCTCCCGTTCGAACTGGTGACCGGCGAGTCCGACATCGAGCCGTGGACGGGCGACAGCGACGTCCCGGAGGAGTACGGTATCCGCGGGATGTTCAACACGACGCTGCACTCCTCGGACCCCGCGGGCACGATGGACGTCCTCGAGGTGATGGGCTGGGACCGCGTCGGCGAGGCGACCCACCCGCAGGCCGGCGACCGTATCCGTTACGAGGCGCCCGGCGACGCGCCCTGCGCGAACACGGTCGACGTCCTCATCCGCCCGAACGCCCCCAACGGCGTGATGGGTATCGGGACGTACCTCCACGTCGCCTTCGGCGTGAAGAACCGGTGGGAGCAGGACGAGATCAGCGACACGCTCCGGGAGAACGGCTACATCACGACGTCGACGAAGGACCGCGACTACTTCCACTCGCGGTACATCACCGAACCCGGTGGAGCCATCTTCGAGTACGCGACGATGGGCCCCGGGTTCGAGATCGACCAGGACCCCGCGGACTACGGCGAGGAACTGAAGGTCCCGGCGTGGCTCGACGTCGACATCGAGCGCATCGAGGCGATGCTCCCGACGCTCGAGACCGGCAACCGATAG
- a CDS encoding CoA-transferase — MLALTRRVLLLTVSLALDVVGDTAVPPRPVRGSAGTDAATGVGPTRDLYCQPLYRGICGTVRLPGSGGACEIASNAHRTILIAPHSRRRFPEGVDFATSPGYVGGRENRARLGLRGGPEAVITDKVVMRFDEAGKLYVESVHPGVTERDVQEATGWEMQFAADVTTTAPPTDRVRNALDPTGIYTGTSE; from the coding sequence ATGCTAGCTCTCACCAGACGAGTGCTCCTATTGACTGTTTCCCTCGCGCTCGACGTGGTCGGAGACACGGCTGTCCCTCCTCGCCCCGTCCGTGGTTCGGCCGGGACGGACGCGGCGACGGGGGTCGGCCCGACCCGAGACTTATACTGTCAGCCCCTGTACCGGGGGATATGTGGCACAGTGCGTCTCCCCGGCAGCGGCGGCGCCTGCGAGATAGCGAGCAACGCACACCGGACGATACTCATCGCCCCGCACAGCAGGCGGCGGTTCCCCGAGGGGGTCGACTTCGCCACGAGTCCGGGGTACGTCGGCGGTCGGGAGAACCGAGCGCGCCTCGGCCTCCGCGGCGGCCCCGAGGCCGTCATCACCGACAAGGTGGTGATGCGCTTCGACGAGGCGGGCAAGCTGTACGTCGAGTCGGTCCACCCCGGCGTGACCGAGCGCGACGTTCAGGAGGCGACGGGCTGGGAGATGCAGTTCGCCGCCGACGTGACGACGACCGCCCCCCCGACCGACCGCGTCCGGAACGCCCTCGACCCGACCGGCATCTACACCGGCACGAGCGAGTGA
- a CDS encoding alpha/beta fold hydrolase produces the protein MATHTVQGGGDVRLRVEDVGEGRPLLLVHGYSQSRLAWRKQFESTLAEDFRLVAPDLRGHGESDKPRDAYDDAALWAADLRAVVEELGLDDVVLVGWSYGGLVVLDYLESFGTDRVAGLTLVGAISSIGTERATEVLAPEYLELLPGFVSTDVEESTATMREFVDLCVHGDLSPAERYFMLGYNVVVPPYVRDGLRNRTVTHREELAELDVPALLVHGAADRVILPEASRRHADLLDDAERSSYPETGHSPFWEAPERFNDELRAFAAGV, from the coding sequence ATGGCGACACACACGGTCCAAGGCGGGGGCGACGTCCGCCTGCGCGTCGAGGACGTCGGCGAGGGACGGCCCCTCCTGCTGGTCCACGGTTACTCGCAGAGTCGACTGGCGTGGCGAAAGCAGTTCGAGTCGACCCTCGCCGAGGATTTCCGCCTCGTGGCCCCGGACCTCCGTGGACACGGCGAGTCCGACAAGCCCCGCGACGCGTACGACGACGCCGCGCTGTGGGCCGCCGACCTCCGGGCCGTCGTCGAGGAACTCGGCCTGGACGACGTCGTCCTCGTCGGCTGGTCGTACGGTGGCCTCGTCGTCCTCGACTACCTCGAATCGTTCGGGACCGACCGCGTCGCGGGGCTCACCCTCGTCGGCGCCATCTCGTCCATCGGGACCGAACGAGCCACCGAGGTCCTCGCCCCGGAGTACCTCGAGTTGCTCCCGGGGTTCGTCTCGACCGACGTCGAGGAGAGCACGGCGACGATGCGCGAGTTCGTCGACCTCTGCGTCCACGGGGACCTCTCGCCGGCGGAGAGGTACTTCATGCTGGGGTACAACGTGGTCGTCCCCCCGTACGTGCGCGACGGCCTCCGGAACCGGACCGTCACCCACCGGGAGGAGTTGGCCGAACTGGACGTCCCCGCGTTGCTCGTCCACGGGGCGGCGGACCGGGTGATACTCCCCGAGGCCTCCCGGCGGCACGCCGACCTCCTCGACGACGCCGAACGCTCGTCCTACCCCGAGACGGGGCACTCGCCGTTCTGGGAGGCGCCCGAACGGTTCAACGACGAGCTCCGGGCGTTCGCGGCCGGCGTGTAG
- a CDS encoding LLM class flavin-dependent oxidoreductase has translation MELFDFHIMPYQWVTDDAWPFPNDRWDPQKGSQLYDDYLDELEYSANNGFDGIGFNEHHFSAYGLMPSPNIMAANMAARTEDVTLAFFANVSPTRANPVRLAEEIAMLDNMTEGRILSGFARGIPSEYASWSIPMEESRPRFEEAWDLIVKTWTADEPFDWDGEFWQYDNVYTWPRPYQDPHPDLWMPAESDESLKWAAEHDVGIGSTFNTPEEMREAFDKYRDFAADAGNSAGDDKFTIMRSTYVAETDEKAKEEAEEALKYHYKNITAGVHKGVTAWMMGDDLYDPEREAEYLENLHPHGQLAWNFDFDEYLERGEIVVGSPETVAAEIERQYEIVGGFGRLAGQFTFGNLSHEKAVKNRELFVDEVMPELQRMGQVTGGTAQAAGADD, from the coding sequence ATGGAACTGTTCGACTTCCATATCATGCCCTATCAGTGGGTGACGGACGACGCGTGGCCGTTCCCGAACGACAGGTGGGACCCACAGAAGGGCTCGCAGTTGTACGACGACTACCTCGACGAGTTGGAGTACAGCGCGAACAACGGGTTCGACGGTATCGGGTTCAACGAGCACCACTTCTCTGCGTACGGGCTGATGCCGTCGCCGAACATCATGGCCGCCAACATGGCCGCCCGGACCGAGGACGTGACGCTCGCGTTCTTCGCGAACGTCTCCCCGACGCGGGCCAACCCCGTGCGTCTCGCCGAGGAGATCGCGATGCTCGACAACATGACCGAGGGGCGCATCCTGAGCGGGTTCGCACGTGGCATCCCGTCGGAGTACGCCTCCTGGAGCATCCCGATGGAGGAGTCCCGGCCCCGCTTCGAGGAGGCGTGGGACCTCATCGTCAAGACGTGGACCGCCGACGAACCGTTCGACTGGGACGGCGAGTTCTGGCAGTACGACAACGTCTACACCTGGCCGCGGCCGTACCAGGACCCCCACCCCGACCTCTGGATGCCCGCCGAGAGCGACGAGTCGCTCAAGTGGGCGGCCGAACACGACGTCGGCATCGGGTCGACGTTCAACACCCCCGAGGAGATGCGCGAGGCGTTCGACAAGTACCGCGACTTCGCGGCCGACGCCGGCAACTCGGCGGGCGACGACAAGTTCACCATCATGCGCTCGACGTACGTCGCCGAGACCGACGAGAAGGCCAAGGAGGAGGCCGAGGAGGCGCTGAAGTACCACTACAAGAACATCACCGCCGGGGTCCACAAGGGCGTCACCGCGTGGATGATGGGCGACGACCTCTACGACCCCGAACGGGAAGCGGAGTACCTGGAGAACCTCCACCCGCACGGTCAACTCGCGTGGAACTTCGACTTCGACGAGTACCTCGAACGCGGCGAGATCGTCGTCGGCAGCCCCGAGACCGTCGCGGCCGAGATCGAACGCCAGTACGAGATCGTCGGCGGGTTCGGGCGACTGGCCGGCCAGTTCACCTTCGGCAACCTCAGCCACGAGAAGGCGGTGAAGAACCGCGAGCTGTTCGTCGACGAGGTCATGCCGGAGCTCCAGCGGATGGGGCAGGTCACCGGCGGCACCGCCCAGGCGGCCGGCGCGGACGACTGA
- a CDS encoding VOC family protein, translated as MEPTDVGWGRRMALLADPDGYTVEVSAPL; from the coding sequence ATGGAGCCGACCGACGTGGGCTGGGGGCGACGGATGGCGCTGCTCGCCGACCCCGACGGCTACACCGTCGAGGTGTCGGCCCCCCTGTGA